Proteins found in one Limnohabitans sp. TEGF004 genomic segment:
- a CDS encoding heme utilization protein: MATINNLSTGFQSNTLMTFSAVTPTTKVTATTDISGFDATKIKALTVAEAAALTTEQVSSISTTAMAGLTAGQLGVLTAANVAAFTDQQMGAFSNTQIAAFKPTQIGAMTSSQINSLSTAQMGALSVTQVASLNVSRIKDIDSTRLGALSSKQIQALTTDQIVNLIADQLGGMSTSQVASLKVSQVAAIETRDLVGMSTSQVAALTATQVKALKANQLQALTTDQIKAIETADLASMTATQITALSTSQVSALGTAQLNALTVAELGALSSAQLQSLTTSQVSALSTTSTAKLKSTQVASFTTAQVAAMTTSQVKALAATSVAALGSNQLNAMTTSQVGALTAAQVKALSSSTFASMGTTQVAALTTAQVAGLSVAVVGAMSSAQVSSLTTSQVQSLTANQVKALAANKIAAMTTTQVAAFTSDQIKSLSATQLQALTTSEVAAMGTAQVKALTDTQIKSLTSDAVAALTTAQVNALSTAQLKALSASQVTALTSTNVAALATSQISALTSSQVQALTTSAVNALTTSLVNAMTTAQVAALTTGQVQSLSTSTVSGISTTNVKALGAAQVGALTTAAVAQLSTGQVAALTTKQVAALTTGAVAALSTDQVKALTSTQVQGLTNAGLNAMTTTQVAALTTSQVSSLTGAQVAGLSTGTLQSLSTSQVASLTDTQIKALTTTEVAAMTTTQVGALTTTQLGVMSTDDILALGTAQVSALTTTQLQALSQSQVRTLESAEVAALSTTQLQALSANQFKAFATEDVAALTTAQVAALTTDQVKAMSPANIAALSTGQVAAITTTQLGSLTNATVAGLSSTQVQALSTAQVKALSEGQVKALTNAAIGALSTAQVDALTTTQVKALTETQVGALSTTGVSGLSTTQMGALTTGQIQSLSTGSVAALSTAQLGALSTSQVRGISAAGVAALTSTQASTLSTDRVAALTADQVKALTTGNVSALGTAQVKAMTSDQIAVLTTAQLQSLSTTQVQAIDTADVAAMSSTQIKALSNTELSGMTTAQVAALTSDQIKSVTTAALAGLSTAQVAGLTTGQVAALSATQVQAMETADVAALSATQAQALSTAQVAALSTSQVQAMSTAGVSGLTTDAIKGLSNNQLQALTTDGVAALTTTQVGALGTAQVAALTSSEAAALTTTQVQALSTAQVKALEVGDLAAMSTAQVAALSTAQVGALTAAQVTSLTTGQVAALTTSQVSVLSSTQVQALSTGQVAALTNTQVAALSTGSVKALSVDDVRALSTGQVNAISTAGVAVMSTAQVAALSTDQVAAFSTSQVAALTTSEAATLSAAQAKALTTAQVQQLSTSNIEALNLNSVKAMTSTQLQALSTTQLNALQTEDFANLNEAQITGLTTDQVQALTTSAVTSLTADQVSKFTTVQVAAVTAANVGALNSDQVAALTTAQVGTLDTAQVKAITTAAVAAMTNAQVGAMSTTQVAALTTGQMAALTAAEVKALSTSQVQALGTAQINALSNANVAALTTTQVASLTAGQVTGLSTAAAASLVTAQVQALSSTQVQAISTANVAAMSSTQLSALTTGQVSALTTAQVVALETADVAALSTAQVAALTTDQVKVLESADVVAMSTGQVAALSTAQVQALTDGNVTALSTSQVQAMSTAQVNALSTAQVVAMTTSQVASLTAAQVKGMSTDQVKALENTDVQVLNATQIKALTTAQVQALETTDVAGLNTTQLAALTADQVSALTTAQVVSLTTSEVSNLSYDQVKAFTTTQLAAVETADIAVLNSDQVSSLSATQVQAFTTAQVEKLSTGVIAGLTNTQVDALSTAQVVALTTTQVGALTAGAVKALSSGQVAALTNGQLGALSTTQVQAMDVTDVAAMSTAQVNALSTTQVAALTTGQVAGLTTTQVSSLADAKLQAVSTAGIAALTSDQVVSLTTGQVAAITTTQLQALTNSSVNALTTTQVTALGATQVASLTTGTVTALSSDQIASLTTTQVGALTTTQVAAVKADQVVALTTTQVAKLSTTQLGALTEANVANLSTAQVDALSTTQLTSLSTGQIDSLTAAVVTSLATAKVAALTTTQVTALSADQMGALSTSGAAALTTSQVKVLGADQIRALSTASVAALTTGQVQALTTGQVAELTNTTVASLTTSQVAALSTGQVQVLADSVVTGLSTAQLTALTTAQVGALTASQVRALSTTEVAALTTSQVTALTATQVGAMETADMVAMSTAQVTALNTTQVSALTAGMVTALSTAQVAALGTGNVSALTDTQVRALTTASVAALSTAQVAVLTTGQVSALTAGSIGALTTAQVGALTTSQVTALSNANIVALSTAQVAALSTAQVVALTTGQIQSIATDDVQALTTSAVAALSTTQIQALSTGAVNALTTSQVTSLTTSQVASLTTGEVAALNTSQVAALTTGQVQALTVSQLTSLSNTQVSALTTTQVGALTSTQLFGLVTAANN, translated from the coding sequence ATGGCCACGATCAACAACTTAAGTACTGGTTTTCAATCCAACACATTGATGACCTTCAGCGCTGTCACGCCCACCACCAAGGTCACGGCCACGACCGATATTTCTGGCTTTGATGCCACCAAGATCAAAGCCCTCACGGTGGCAGAAGCTGCGGCACTCACCACCGAGCAGGTGTCCTCCATCAGCACCACAGCGATGGCAGGTTTGACAGCAGGCCAGTTGGGTGTGTTGACGGCAGCTAATGTGGCCGCTTTCACCGATCAGCAAATGGGCGCGTTCAGCAACACGCAAATTGCCGCCTTCAAGCCCACGCAAATCGGGGCCATGACCTCGTCGCAAATCAATTCACTCAGCACCGCGCAAATGGGGGCGCTGAGCGTGACCCAAGTGGCGTCGCTCAATGTGTCGCGCATCAAAGACATTGACAGCACCCGTTTGGGCGCTTTGAGCTCCAAGCAAATTCAAGCGCTGACCACCGACCAAATCGTCAACCTCATTGCCGATCAGTTGGGCGGCATGAGCACATCACAAGTGGCAAGTTTGAAAGTGTCACAAGTCGCTGCGATTGAAACGCGCGATTTGGTGGGTATGTCTACCTCGCAGGTGGCCGCGCTCACGGCCACCCAAGTGAAGGCGCTCAAAGCCAACCAGCTGCAAGCCTTAACGACCGACCAAATCAAAGCCATCGAGACGGCCGATTTGGCCAGCATGACGGCCACCCAAATTACAGCCTTGTCCACCTCTCAGGTGAGCGCTTTGGGTACCGCACAACTCAACGCGCTGACGGTGGCTGAACTCGGCGCTCTGAGCAGTGCTCAGTTGCAATCGTTGACCACCTCTCAGGTCAGCGCGCTCAGTACCACCAGCACTGCCAAGCTCAAATCCACCCAAGTGGCTTCTTTCACCACTGCGCAAGTGGCTGCAATGACCACCTCGCAAGTCAAAGCTTTGGCTGCCACGTCGGTGGCCGCTTTGGGTTCTAACCAGCTCAATGCCATGACCACCTCGCAAGTGGGTGCCTTGACCGCCGCACAAGTGAAAGCCTTGAGCAGCAGCACCTTCGCTTCTATGGGTACCACCCAAGTGGCCGCTTTGACAACCGCCCAAGTGGCGGGCTTGTCTGTGGCTGTGGTGGGTGCCATGAGCTCGGCTCAGGTGTCGTCTTTGACCACCTCGCAAGTTCAGTCGCTCACAGCCAACCAAGTCAAAGCCTTGGCCGCCAACAAAATCGCGGCCATGACCACCACGCAAGTGGCAGCCTTCACGTCTGACCAGATCAAGTCACTCAGTGCCACGCAATTGCAGGCGCTCACGACATCTGAAGTGGCTGCGATGGGCACAGCCCAAGTGAAAGCACTGACAGACACACAAATCAAATCGTTGACCAGCGATGCCGTGGCAGCGCTGACCACCGCTCAAGTCAATGCCCTCAGCACGGCGCAACTCAAGGCCTTGTCTGCCAGCCAAGTCACAGCACTCACATCGACCAACGTGGCTGCTTTGGCGACGTCGCAAATCAGCGCATTGACATCTAGCCAAGTGCAAGCCTTGACCACGTCAGCCGTAAACGCCTTGACCACCAGCTTGGTCAATGCGATGACGACTGCGCAAGTGGCTGCTTTGACCACAGGCCAAGTGCAATCGCTGTCAACCTCGACCGTGAGTGGCATCTCCACCACCAACGTCAAAGCCTTGGGCGCAGCCCAAGTGGGCGCACTCACCACCGCTGCGGTGGCTCAGCTCAGCACGGGCCAAGTGGCTGCACTGACCACCAAACAAGTGGCCGCACTCACCACGGGCGCTGTGGCCGCGTTGAGCACAGACCAAGTCAAAGCTTTGACGTCTACACAAGTGCAAGGCCTGACCAATGCGGGCTTGAACGCCATGACGACCACGCAAGTGGCCGCTTTGACGACCAGCCAAGTGTCTTCGTTGACTGGCGCGCAAGTGGCCGGTTTGTCCACGGGCACCTTGCAGTCGTTGAGCACAAGCCAAGTGGCGTCCCTCACCGACACGCAAATCAAAGCGCTGACTACCACCGAAGTGGCCGCCATGACCACCACGCAAGTGGGTGCCCTGACCACTACGCAGTTGGGCGTCATGTCGACCGACGACATCTTGGCGTTGGGCACAGCCCAAGTCAGCGCCTTGACCACCACACAACTGCAAGCACTCAGCCAATCACAAGTGCGTACTTTGGAGTCTGCTGAAGTGGCAGCCCTGAGCACCACGCAGTTGCAAGCCTTGTCAGCCAACCAATTCAAAGCCTTTGCGACAGAAGACGTGGCTGCCTTGACCACGGCCCAAGTGGCCGCGTTGACGACAGACCAAGTCAAGGCCATGTCGCCCGCCAACATCGCGGCCTTGAGCACTGGCCAAGTGGCCGCCATCACCACAACACAACTGGGTTCGCTCACCAACGCCACGGTGGCAGGTTTGAGCAGCACCCAAGTGCAAGCCTTGAGCACAGCCCAAGTCAAAGCTTTGTCTGAAGGTCAAGTCAAAGCGCTGACCAATGCAGCTATTGGCGCTTTGAGCACGGCGCAGGTCGATGCCCTGACCACCACCCAAGTCAAAGCCTTGACCGAAACACAAGTGGGTGCGCTCAGCACCACTGGCGTGTCAGGCCTGAGCACCACGCAAATGGGTGCGCTGACCACAGGCCAAATTCAATCCTTGAGCACCGGCAGCGTGGCTGCCTTGAGCACGGCTCAGCTCGGCGCTTTGTCCACCTCGCAAGTGCGTGGCATCAGCGCCGCTGGCGTGGCGGCATTGACCAGCACGCAAGCCTCCACACTCAGCACAGACCGCGTAGCCGCGTTGACCGCTGACCAAGTCAAAGCCTTGACCACGGGCAATGTGTCTGCCTTGGGCACGGCCCAAGTCAAGGCCATGACGTCTGACCAGATTGCCGTGTTGACCACAGCCCAGTTGCAATCGCTCAGTACCACCCAAGTGCAAGCCATCGACACTGCCGACGTGGCAGCGATGAGCAGCACGCAAATCAAAGCGCTCAGCAACACCGAGTTGTCGGGCATGACCACGGCACAAGTGGCTGCGTTGACGTCTGACCAAATCAAGTCAGTCACCACTGCCGCATTGGCTGGTTTGAGCACAGCCCAAGTGGCTGGTTTGACCACAGGTCAAGTGGCCGCTCTCAGCGCCACGCAAGTGCAAGCCATGGAAACAGCGGATGTGGCTGCGTTGAGTGCCACTCAGGCCCAAGCCTTGTCTACTGCCCAGGTCGCCGCACTCAGCACCTCTCAAGTACAAGCCATGTCGACGGCTGGCGTGAGTGGTTTGACCACCGATGCCATCAAAGGTTTGAGCAACAACCAGTTGCAAGCCCTCACCACCGATGGTGTCGCCGCGTTGACCACCACCCAAGTCGGCGCACTGGGTACAGCCCAAGTGGCTGCGCTCACCAGTTCAGAAGCTGCCGCCCTGACGACCACCCAAGTACAAGCCTTGAGCACCGCCCAAGTGAAAGCTTTGGAAGTGGGTGATTTGGCTGCCATGAGCACTGCCCAAGTAGCCGCGCTCAGCACCGCCCAAGTGGGCGCGTTGACCGCAGCCCAAGTGACCAGCTTGACCACAGGTCAAGTGGCCGCACTCACCACGTCTCAAGTGAGCGTGTTGAGCAGCACCCAAGTGCAAGCCCTCAGCACAGGCCAAGTGGCTGCGCTGACCAACACACAAGTCGCCGCCCTCAGCACAGGAAGCGTCAAAGCCCTGAGCGTGGACGATGTACGCGCCTTGAGTACCGGTCAAGTCAACGCCATTTCCACCGCAGGTGTGGCAGTGATGAGCACGGCCCAAGTGGCTGCGTTGAGCACCGACCAAGTGGCTGCATTCAGCACAAGCCAAGTGGCTGCATTGACCACCTCTGAAGCCGCGACTTTGAGCGCTGCGCAAGCCAAGGCTTTGACCACCGCGCAAGTGCAACAACTCAGCACCAGCAACATCGAAGCTTTGAACCTCAACAGCGTCAAAGCGATGACCAGCACGCAGCTGCAAGCCTTGAGCACCACGCAGCTGAATGCTTTGCAAACCGAAGATTTTGCGAATCTGAATGAAGCGCAAATCACAGGCCTCACCACGGACCAAGTCCAAGCGTTGACCACCTCTGCGGTGACATCGTTGACGGCTGACCAAGTGTCCAAATTCACCACGGTGCAAGTGGCTGCTGTGACTGCAGCCAATGTGGGCGCTTTGAACTCGGACCAAGTGGCTGCTTTGACCACCGCACAAGTGGGCACGCTAGATACCGCCCAAGTCAAAGCCATCACCACCGCTGCTGTGGCCGCGATGACCAACGCGCAAGTGGGTGCGATGAGCACCACCCAAGTGGCTGCTTTGACCACCGGTCAAATGGCTGCTTTGACAGCGGCTGAGGTGAAAGCCTTGAGCACTTCTCAAGTGCAAGCTTTGGGCACGGCACAAATCAATGCGTTGAGCAACGCCAATGTGGCCGCGCTCACCACCACACAAGTGGCCTCGCTCACCGCAGGCCAAGTGACAGGTTTGAGCACTGCAGCAGCGGCCTCGTTGGTCACCGCCCAAGTGCAAGCCCTGAGCAGCACCCAAGTGCAAGCCATCAGCACCGCCAACGTGGCGGCCATGAGCAGCACACAGTTGTCTGCCTTGACGACCGGCCAAGTCAGCGCCTTGACCACAGCGCAAGTGGTGGCCTTGGAAACCGCTGATGTCGCTGCTTTGAGCACGGCGCAAGTGGCAGCCTTGACCACAGATCAAGTCAAGGTGTTGGAATCTGCTGATGTCGTGGCGATGAGCACCGGCCAAGTGGCCGCTTTGAGCACCGCGCAAGTACAAGCCTTGACCGATGGCAACGTGACCGCGTTGAGCACGTCGCAAGTGCAAGCCATGAGCACGGCCCAAGTGAATGCACTGAGCACTGCCCAAGTGGTGGCCATGACGACCAGCCAAGTGGCTAGCCTGACGGCCGCCCAAGTCAAAGGCATGAGCACTGACCAAGTGAAGGCTTTGGAAAATACAGACGTTCAAGTGTTGAACGCCACGCAAATTAAAGCCCTGACCACAGCGCAAGTGCAGGCCTTGGAAACCACCGATGTGGCTGGCCTCAACACCACCCAGTTGGCAGCCTTGACCGCTGACCAAGTGAGTGCGTTGACCACCGCGCAAGTCGTGTCGTTGACGACCAGCGAAGTGAGCAACCTGAGCTACGACCAAGTCAAAGCGTTCACCACCACGCAGTTGGCTGCGGTTGAAACAGCAGACATTGCGGTGTTGAATTCTGACCAAGTGTCTTCACTCAGCGCCACACAAGTGCAAGCCTTCACCACGGCACAAGTGGAGAAGCTCAGCACCGGCGTGATTGCTGGTTTGACGAACACCCAAGTCGATGCACTGAGCACCGCGCAAGTGGTGGCGTTGACCACCACCCAAGTGGGCGCTCTGACAGCAGGTGCTGTGAAAGCACTGAGCTCAGGCCAAGTGGCTGCCCTGACCAACGGTCAGTTGGGCGCGTTGTCGACCACCCAAGTGCAAGCAATGGACGTGACCGATGTGGCCGCCATGAGCACCGCCCAAGTGAACGCCTTGAGCACCACACAAGTGGCTGCGTTGACCACTGGCCAAGTCGCAGGCTTGACCACCACGCAAGTGTCTAGCTTGGCTGATGCCAAGTTGCAAGCTGTGAGCACGGCGGGCATCGCTGCCTTGACGTCTGACCAAGTGGTCTCGTTGACCACGGGTCAAGTGGCTGCCATCACCACCACCCAGTTGCAAGCTTTGACAAATAGCAGTGTGAATGCACTGACCACCACGCAAGTGACGGCATTGGGTGCGACACAAGTGGCATCCTTGACCACCGGCACAGTGACTGCTTTGTCGTCTGACCAAATTGCTTCGTTGACGACCACCCAAGTGGGCGCCTTGACCACCACGCAAGTGGCAGCCGTGAAGGCTGACCAAGTGGTCGCCTTGACCACGACCCAAGTGGCCAAACTCAGCACCACCCAGTTGGGTGCGCTGACAGAAGCCAACGTGGCCAACTTGAGCACAGCACAAGTGGATGCGCTCAGCACCACGCAGCTGACCTCGTTGAGCACAGGTCAAATTGACTCGCTCACCGCAGCTGTGGTGACCAGCTTGGCCACTGCCAAAGTGGCGGCCTTGACCACCACCCAAGTGACCGCGTTGAGCGCTGACCAAATGGGTGCCTTGTCCACCAGCGGCGCTGCAGCGCTGACCACCTCACAAGTGAAGGTCTTGGGTGCTGACCAGATTCGTGCCTTGAGCACCGCGTCTGTGGCTGCCTTGACCACCGGTCAAGTACAAGCCTTGACCACGGGTCAAGTGGCTGAGTTGACCAACACCACCGTGGCGTCGTTGACGACATCACAAGTGGCTGCCTTGAGCACCGGCCAAGTGCAGGTGTTGGCTGACTCGGTGGTCACAGGTTTGAGCACGGCACAACTGACCGCCTTGACCACTGCGCAAGTAGGTGCGTTGACCGCGTCGCAAGTGCGTGCCCTGAGCACCACTGAAGTGGCTGCCTTGACCACCAGCCAAGTGACGGCTCTTACTGCCACACAAGTGGGCGCGATGGAAACGGCTGACATGGTGGCTATGAGTACCGCGCAAGTGACAGCGCTGAACACCACACAGGTGTCCGCGTTGACCGCTGGCATGGTGACGGCCTTGAGCACTGCGCAAGTGGCTGCCTTGGGCACTGGCAACGTGTCTGCCTTGACTGATACCCAAGTGCGTGCGTTGACCACAGCCAGTGTGGCCGCCTTGAGCACGGCGCAAGTGGCTGTGTTGACCACCGGTCAGGTGTCTGCCTTGACGGCTGGCAGCATCGGCGCCTTGACCACCGCTCAGGTGGGTGCGTTGACAACATCTCAAGTGACTGCGTTGAGTAACGCCAATATCGTTGCTCTCAGTACGGCGCAAGTGGCTGCCTTGAGCACGGCACAAGTTGTGGCATTGACCACGGGTCAAATCCAATCGATTGCCACCGATGATGTGCAAGCCTTGACGACCAGTGCGGTGGCTGCCTTGAGCACCACACAAATCCAAGCCTTGAGCACAGGTGCTGTCAATGCCTTGACCACAAGCCAAGTGACATCGTTGACCACCTCGCAGGTGGCCTCGCTGACCACGGGTGAAGTGGCTGCCTTGAACACCTCACAAGTGGCTGCGTTGACCACTGGTCAGGTTCAGGCCTTGACGGTGTCTCAACTCACTTCGCTCAGCAACACGCAAGTGAGTGCCTTGACGACCACGCAGGTGGGTGCATTGACATCCACCCAGCTGTTTGGCTTGGTGACTGCGGCCAACAATTAA